The DNA window TCGGGATGATTATTTACAACGACCATGGGAGCAAAGACTGCGCGATGAACGACGAGAACATCCAGGACGTGGCCCGCAGATACGGGGCGATGATAAACGTGGCTCGGCCGTACGGAGATTCTTATGTGGTATCCATACCGCCGGGGGATGCGCGCAGGGGCGGGATATGATCCCGCCGGGATTCATCTGGAAGTCCTGAAGATCTTCAATCGAAATCGTCGTCGCCGTCTTCGTTCAGCTCTTTCAGATGGGTCATCACGTGGAGCGGAAGCTCGTCGTTAATGTTCGCGTGGAGGTAAGTGTAGAACGGATCCTGATATCTGCACATCATGTAATTGTCCAGGTCCGGATCGATGTTGTTGAGGAATTTCAGCAGAATGTTCCTCAGCGTAATTATCTCCTCCTGGGAGATCCCTTTGAAATAGCCGTTCATCAGTTCCACCTGGAAGTCCATCAGGTGGAGGCCCAGCGCCCTCCCCTTCTCAGTGAGGAACACCTTGTATTTCTTGCTCGTCGGGGAGGGCCTGTCATCATACACGAGGCCCTGCTCCCTCAGAGTTTTCATGACGTGGTTGGTGTTCGACTTATCTATGTCCAAGAAATCGGACAGTCCCACGAGGGTCTGCCCGTCCCTAAGGGTAAGGCCCATGATGTACATAGCATGGGTGTAGTTCATCCCCAGAGGGGCCATCTCCTCGGCTATCTTGCTCTTGATGATGTCGGAGACTCTCGCGAAGAATGCGGGCAGAAAAGTGTTCCAGTAAACGTCTTCGCGTTGGACCATGAATGTTTCCTCCAAAGGACGGGACGTTACATCGTCATTTCCTTTATAACTGTTGCAGTTCAAATACACTTCTTTTCTGTCATCCGCTGTACATCGGGCCAAAAATCTATGCTTTGCCGTCGATAATCGGAACGATGGGTCAGATCGCCGATTTGCGGTATTCAGCATCCGATGGTCCACACAGGCAGCGCATAGATCCCTTCAGATATCGGATAAGGATTGTCGGCGGAGCACACGACGCATCCCCCTTTTCCCAGGGTTGTCGCCAGTCTGCCGAATGCCGATGCGTCCGAGGGGCTGATGGTTATCCCTGATTTGCATTCGATCATGTTTATTTTCCCGTCGTACAGCATCAGAAGATCGATCTCGGTTCTCTCCGACGCTCTGAAGTGGAAGAACGGAGTCTCCAATCCTCTGTTGGAATGCGTTTTCATTATCTCATTGATGATGAACGTCTCCGCCATAGGTCCTTTGAGGTAGCTGGACTCGAGGATATTCGCATCAGGGATCTTTGCCAGGTAGCATGCCAGCCCCGTATCTCTCATGTATATTTTTGGGCGCCGGGTTCCCGGGGCCTCCACCTTTGGCTGCGGGCAGAATCTTTAAGGCCCCACGCCGATTCGATTTCATGAGAGATTACAGAGAGGCTCCCGAGCGGGAGCGCGGCTTGAAAAAGATGGGCCCATTGTTGATCGTGGTAGCTTTCGCCCTGATCGCCGTCGCGGTTCTGTCGCTTCCGGGGGATTCCGACGCGGCCCCTTCCGGGAAGTGCGGCGACGACCTCGTCTGGGAGCTCGACGGCGCCGGCAATCTGGTCATCTCAGGCAGCGGCGATATGTATGACTTTAAAA is part of the Candidatus Methanomethylophilaceae archaeon genome and encodes:
- a CDS encoding winged helix-turn-helix transcriptional regulator encodes the protein MVQREDVYWNTFLPAFFARVSDIIKSKIAEEMAPLGMNYTHAMYIMGLTLRDGQTLVGLSDFLDIDKSNTNHVMKTLREQGLVYDDRPSPTSKKYKVFLTEKGRALGLHLMDFQVELMNGYFKGISQEEIITLRNILLKFLNNIDPDLDNYMMCRYQDPFYTYLHANINDELPLHVMTHLKELNEDGDDDFD
- a CDS encoding DUF4143 domain-containing protein: MRDTGLACYLAKIPDANILESSYLKGPMAETFIINEIMKTHSNRGLETPFFHFRASERTEIDLLMLYDGKINMIECKSGITISPSDASAFGRLATTLGKGGCVVCSADNPYPISEGIYALPVWTIGC